In Zingiber officinale cultivar Zhangliang chromosome 1A, Zo_v1.1, whole genome shotgun sequence, the DNA window ATCGGGGATCaattaaacctaacccatatcaatagtAAAGAGCATTCCTTGAATGTATTAAAGCGTGGCCTTGCTATTGTTACTTGATGTAATGTGATGTTTAGAAGTTATGCTGGAATTGATTATATGTACTTTGATTTATGAAGTTGGAAAAGACTTTGAGCTGGAAAATTTTAGAATCCTAGGAAGTGACAGTCAAGTTTGTGCAAATATGAGTTTTGAAGGAAATTACTGATAATAGAATGCAAATAATTGAAATGGAACTTAGGAAATGTAGTGCTGGAAATTGAGCAGTGAAGAATTTCATAAACTGAGACTGAACAGTGCTGCTGGAAactgaaattgaatttggaaGCTAAGTGCTAAACTGGAATTACAGGAATGAACCAACTCAGTAACTCTATACTTACTGTAGACGAAGAAACAAGAACAAATTGTACTTAAGATCAAAAACAAGATCAATCAAGCTATGAATGGATGTATCAATTTAAGTTTCCAATGTGCCATTTTGGTGAATACATTCCTCAGTTGATCAAGAGATTGGAAACGGTGAATATGAATTCTGGAAGCAGATTTCTTATGTCAGTAACgaattgtgtttcttgtatttaaGATTAAATGGTGTTGAACTCCTGCCATTACTTGAATTTGATTTCTGAAACTGAACCAGAATCTGGGAAGCCTTGTCAGAAGTGATCAATCCAAGGATTTTAAATCTGTTGCTGTTGAAAACTTCAATTACTGATTTCTCAGCAGTGCCAAATCTATGTGCCAATTTCAAATCTTTGGAGTGCCCATTTCTTGGTGCAGATTTCTGATAATTGAAGAGTTGGAGTAGTGCATAAATGAAAATATATACAGGAGATGAGTTCAGATTCTGTTATCAAAGTGCTGGAATGCAGAAATTAGAGTACTTGAAAGGATATGTTAAAACTGAACTCTTTgtagaaatagaaaagaaaacaaatgcaGCTTGCTATGGTATATCAAAATTCAGAAGCAATATCAAGTAAAGGAGAAGATATGGTGAAATTGTAAAGTGTGAAGAAACAAGTGGTGATCTCGCATCAAATTACTGAAAGAACAGAAATATGCAGGAATCTAATCAGTTAAGTATCAAAATTTGATTGTTAATTGATACTCTTCCTTTTTAGAGTTTCATGTGGGCAAAATTTTTAGGCTGCAAGAAATGACAGTACTGATACTGTCATGAACCTAGGAATTAATTGAGAAGTTGCTGAAGGTTCACAAATGTTGTGTTGCTGAAATTTTGTGCAAGCTGCAGAATTAAAATATGGAATAATGACATGCTAGATAAAAGTTTTGTGCCAATTCTTTATGCTATTTTTTATCAGCATGGTTATGAAACTAAGTGCCTATTAATTGAGTGTCAAATGATTCCCTTTTCTATGTCTGAAACTTAATACTAAGCTGCAGAATTAGTGGTTGTCATGCTGGAAATCTGAATACCATGGATCAAATTCAAAGTTGATTTAATAGAGTAGACTGTTAGAGAGTTGCTGATATATCAATGAAGCTATAAAATGAGGTATCAGCAGCAACAAGTTTACTGCAGGAATCTGAATTTGAATCAGGCAGAACAAATGGTATTTCAGCCTTTTATGTCATCTACAAATTCAGGAATTCAGTAGCAATAGATTTCAATTCTGTTGAACTGGTGTATCAACTGAAGTTTGAAACCATGAACTTTCAGAAGCTGCAAATCCTTGAATTCGTGCTGAATTTGATTGTTGAATTGCTAAAACATAGATATTTCATAGAAACTAAATTCTGGAAATTCTGAACTGGATTCTCAATTCTGAAAATTCTGATGGGGTTAATGTCCATTGAATCAAAATTCTGAAACTGCATTGTAGAAAGAAAGTTACAAACTGAAGCTGAAATTTAAAGTGCAGAGTTTTCTTTTAAACCAGTAATTTATTGAAGTGCTGAAAAATTCTGTATTAAGTTGTTGTGTAACAGAGAATTGAATTCTGTTATTGCTGAGAATAAATTGTGATTCCGGAAATAATTGTTTTTGGTTTGCATATGTTAAGTTGAAGGAGTCTTCACAAGTTAGCAAAGATCTGTTTGGTGTCAATTTTCTGTGTTGAATCTGAACGTCTGAAGTAATTTAGTGAGTGTCTTCAAATCTGATCTCCTAGTCCATATTCCTGAAACTTTGGACCTTGTGGTGATTTAATTCATAAAGCTCTGCTGAATTTGTTTTCATTGCTGGAATTATCCAGCTCCATTGCAGTAGAAAAATTCTTCAGCAGAATGATTGTTAGTGTTGTGGAAGCAATGTGGATTTCGGTGGCTGTGTAATCAAGAAAGTTCATACATGTTTCTGAATTTTACAATTGAACGCTAATGCTTAGCTCTGAAAAACCAGAATCCATTTACGGAATTAGTTGCACatcataaattcaaattaaaggtTTTGGTTGTTTTCTGATATTGCTACTGGGAATTAAATTTCTGAATTTGGTTTGATGGTTCAGTGATGGATTTGTCTTATTCTGGAATTCGAATATGAAAATATCAGAAACAGAGAaaggaaacaaaagaaaatctgcagcagaaaaggaagccaTCCAAGCGGACGTAGCGTACATCTTGCAAGAAGTTTACCAAGGCTCCTGTGGAAGTCATCCAAGCGGTCGTTTGCTAGCTCAAAAGATTCTCCTAGCCGGATACTTCTAGCCAACTCTATaagaggatgccgctcggacgaCAGCCACATGCCTATCCTAccaaaagtatcacaatattTCGCACTGATCGACCGAAGAGATGAAGTCATCCACGGTATCTTGCCTGTTTGACCAATGaggcatggacatcgtgggaccatTTCTCATGGCAACGGGTCAGCGAAGGTTTTTGCTCATTGCTGTggactatttttcaaaatgggtggaagttGAGCTCCTGGCAAAGATAAGTGAGCAGATGGACATCAAGTTCATCTGGCAAAACATCCTCTATCGGTTCGACATCCCTCGTCGGCTCGTCTCGACTAATGGGAGATAGTTCGCGGTCAGAAACTCAAGGAGTGGTATGAAGGTTATGGCATCTAGCAGGTCTTCACCTCAGTCGCCTACCCACAGAGCAACGGCCAGGCGGAGGTCACAAACTGGGAGATCCTTAGAGGCTTGAGAACTCGGCTCAACCACGCGGAAGGTAGCGGGGTCGAcgagctctcaagtgtcttgtgggcacttcgcacgactccaaaggaggcgACCGACGTAACACCATTCCAGCTGGTGTACGGAGGAAAAGCGGTGGTTCCTttagaggtgggagtagaatccgacCGGGTGCAACTCTACGACGAGGGAAATGGCGAGTGGAGGTTAATAGAgcttgacttggtggatgaagcgcAGGATAAAGTGGTTGTTCAGCTAATGGCTTACTGACAGtggatgaggcagaactacaacaggagggtgatcccgaggtccttccaaGTTGGTGATCTAGTGTGGAAGAAAATTAAACCGGTCGACGACGTCACCAAACTCGAGGCAccatgggtgggaccttacaaggtcgTATAGAAACtacgctcgggtgcctattactTGGAAGACAAAAACGGGAGATGACTTGAGTAGCTGTGGAGCGTGAAACATCTCCAATCCTACAGGCTCGGGTGAGAGGTGCGTAAGAAAATACAAATGTATTTGTGTATATGTCTTCTGGATGTATGGTCGATATGAATAAAAATCAAAGCTTTCCAGACTCTTGGGCTGACCAGGCCAAGTTAAAagtcaagcggcgactataaatccctgtCATCAAcagcggtcgagcggtgaccttaaacccctatcgtcatcagcggtcgagtggcgaccttaaacccctatcttcaccaacggtcgagcggcgaccttaaacccttgtctccatcagtgGTCGAGTGACGACCATAAACACTTgtcatcatcaacggtcgagcagcgaccttaaacccttgtcttcaccaacagtcgagcaacgaccttaaacccttgtctccatcagcggtcgagtgacgaccttaaacccttgtctccaccaacggtcaagcgacgaccttaaacccttgtctccatcagcggtcgagcggcgactttaaacccttatctccatcagcggtcgagcagcgaccttaaacccctgccctcaccaacggtcgagcggcgaccttaaatcagcgatcgagtgacgaccttaaacccttgtctccatcagcgattgagcggcgaccttaaacccttgtctccatcagcagttgagcagcgaccttaaaaccttgtctccatcaacggtcgagaggcaaccttaaacccttgtctccatcagcggttgagcggcgaccttaaacccttgtctctatcaacggtcaagcggcgGCCTTAAAACCTAGTCTCCGTCAATGATCGAGCGACGTCCTTAAACCCCTGTCAgcagtcgagtggcgaccttaaaaccCTAtcatcatcaacggtcgagcggcgaccttaaacccttgtctcgatAAGCGGTAGAGCGTCGATCTTAAACTCAGGCCCGATGAAGAATAGTATCGACTAAAAACAGCCGACTGAGAAGACACGCTACTCAAAAGCTCTAGGTTTTCAAAATACGATGAACGTTCAGTAATCAGGAGTGGATAAATCTGCTATGACTGCTCGTTACCGACCGGAGGGTCATAAAGCCACACTTAAAAATATAAACAACTCGCAATTTTGCTCGGGTTTACACGGCAACACGTGAACGACTAAAATGCAAGTCAAACTGAAAGATGTCGAATGGCAATGAGGCGATGAACGGATAAGAAAAGATCGTCGGACGAGCGATCATTCATTAACACTTGCATGAGGATTACAAACATGCATGAAGGGAAATACAAAAGCATTCGCTCGAGTAAGATCACTCCAGATAATCTAAGGCATCGTCAGGCAGCGACTCAGTTAGCTTGTCCCGATTGATAACCTTGTTTGTCAGAGCAATGGGTAGGTAGCCGCCTTCCCTGAGTTGGCTGAGCATCCCGTCGAACAGACGAAGTGCCCAATCGGCGACCTTGTCATTAAAAGCATCCGAGCGGATGTAGGATCACTTTATGAGCGCAAACCTACTTGACTCAGCCTCCTGATAAGTCTCTAAGGCCGTTCGGGAAGCTTCCAACTCTACCTTCAGTGTCACCAGCTCCTCATCTTTTGTAGCGAGCTGGGTTTTCACGGCAGTCTGCTCGGTCGACCGTCCGTCCCGCTCTGCCTTCAGGGTAGCCTCAGTTTCCTTCAAGTTCTGAGCCAACACCCAAAACTCTTTGTTTTTTATCTTCATATCTTCAATAGCCCGGAGTTTCCTAGTGTTGGCCAAATGAATTTTGGATTCAAATGTGTTGGCTTGTTTATTAAGCCGAGCTAATTGAGTGGCCTGCTCGACGTTTTTTCCCTTCTCCGCCTCCAGTTGCTTGGTGCTCTTAGCCAGATCGGCTCTTAGTTGAGCCATCTCAGCATTCATCTACTCCAGTTGCACCTGAGAAGCAGATGACTGGCCGCTCGGTGCACTTAGTTGCTTAACTTCCTGCTCTAAAAAAATAAGCCTTTGATACATGGTCAGGCTCTCTACCCAATATTGCGAGGAACCAAGAAATTATAAGAGTCGATCGGAGATAAACTAAGAACAAACAAaacttaccccagtggacatctgggtatgGTTGTCCGCAAGCGCCCGCAGAGGCATGACCGCTGCACGGGCTCGGGCGTCAACTCATATCTATGCGAGCGGCCTCTGAATGATTATCTGGTGCTCGGGGGCTCGGGTTTCAACGTCGTCTGACTCACGCAATTCCTCAGTCGAAAGATGGATAACCGCCATTATGTGGCGCCAATTGCTCGGGGCTGATTGGGCCGAGGTCGCTCTGCTGAATAACCGAGACGTTGACACTGGCCAGATGCTAGACTTTTGAACCTTCGGCGTCGGTGGCATGAAAGCAACTGGCGGTGCGTAAATAGTTCCTTGTGGCAGACCGGATAGGGATGGTGTCCGATCAGATGATGTATGGGGAACGGTTGCCGTGGCAGGAGCTGGCGTCGGGGTTTCAACCGGCTCGGCGGAAGGAAGGCATGGGCTAGTTCTGGTGGGGATCCGCACCACAAAGGAAGCGGATCACGAGATCATCTCCCCCCAGCGCCTCTTGCGGCTTATCAGTGATTCCCCAGAAGATGTCGAGTCCAACGCCCCCTCAACCGGAATCACTGACAGTCGTGCGAAGGGAGGATTTGATGCATCAACCACTCCACAGCTGGGCGTCCGGCTGGTTATCCCTTCGTTCACTAGAGCTGGCACTCCCTCGCTCTCTACAAGAAGGTCTTCTTGTGAGCCGATCGGCTGCAAACCGTGAGTTTGGCTTAGCAAGCCAGACGTGCCCTTAGCATTATGTGAGCTGCAAAAATGGAGAAacaatcaattagattcaatgaGAAGGACAACAAAGAACATACCTAGGCTGGCCAATTGTGCGGATCGGGCACGTGCGGATCGGGTTCAAGCCGAACATGTAGAGGACTCCCTCATGCAACAATTTGTGGATATGGTATTTTTGCCTGGCCAATTGGGAAGTTGCGTGGAAGTAGTCTGCTCGACTCTTATACTTCTTAAGTTCCAGTGGGTTCGCCACTTCCAACCGCCAGTCGGTCGGGAAATCAGGACGCTCGGGAAGATGGATGAAAAAATAGTAGtccctccaatgtttattggaggacgACATATTGTCAAAGAATACTAGGCCAACTCGAGCTTTGAAGAGAAAAGTCCCCGGTTTGGATAATTTGAGGTAATAAAAATAGTGAAAGAACCGAGGAGTAAGGTGAATGTCATATAGGCGGAACAGAACGACGACCCTGtacagcagccgaaaggagttcgacactagttggtggagagaaatatgaaaatatttacaaatagtGGAAAAGAAATGGTGGATCGGGAACTGAAGACCGGCAGTAAATTGGTCCTAAAAAATGTTACGAAACTAGGTTGCGGTTCGTTCAGACGGTCAAAGGCGGAGGGAAGACCAATTTGATAGTTAGGCGGAATTTCATATGCAGCCCTCAAACTCTCCGCATCACCCGCGTTGAACCTAGACTCAATAGAGGTGTACTAGAGTCCAAGGACGGCGACGAGAGGCTGAGATGAGTTTGCCATCGAGAGAACAAAAGAACAAGATCGAAGATAAACGATAAACGAACACTAAACTGAATCGATCGAAGAACTTTACAAGGAAAATCACACAGAATCGATCAAAGAAACTTACTGGGAGATTACCGAAGTACAGGGATACCACCGGCGAAGAAGCGGAATGCCACAGCGGCAAAGCTCAAAGACAAAGGCATGAAGTGGAGAAGATGACGGCACAcgcgaggcttataaacctcacggTCGGTCGCTCTCAACCGTCCGATCCAAGGTTTCGAAAACCTAGAACAAGATCTGACCGTGGAATTCGAAAAGATGCTAGTCACGTCAGCAGAGGATATTCGTTTGTGTTGTCAGGCGTGCGGCGGCAAAAAGA includes these proteins:
- the LOC122039038 gene encoding uncharacterized protein LOC122039038; its protein translation is MEAEPQGSPHEDVHLPEPELEPYLDEEEVTITTPGTFQNDKVFTSVAYPQSNGQAEVTNWEILRGLRTRLNHAEGSGVDELSSVLWALRTTPKEATDVTPFQLVYGGKAVVPLEVGVESDRVQLYDEGNGEWRLIELDLVDEAQDKVVVQLMAY